A genomic region of Anopheles coustani chromosome 3, idAnoCousDA_361_x.2, whole genome shotgun sequence contains the following coding sequences:
- the LOC131272674 gene encoding armadillo repeat-containing protein 7, with product MFSTRERLSRRTPQGGINRKEYIRLLVDEYYETSNLEAQQQVTANLANFAYDPINWQYLQEAKAHELFYDILQQSGQGVVDRLLVVHAIVGLTNISLHSPIAKFIERSNGLQQLRELLEKHKDDCEIVCNIVTCLLFLLNDARTHILKQDESLLKTLTELKKTTSIRILHLATVLSEELGQ from the exons ATGTTCAGTACGCGAGAGCGCCTAAGCCGACGTACTCCACAAGGAGGCATTAATCGAAAGGAATACATTCGTTTGCTTGTGGATGAGTACTATGAAACATCGAACTTAG AAGCCCAACAGCAAGTAACAGCAAACTTGGCAAACTTCGCATACGACCCCATTAACTGGCAGTACTTACAGGAGGCCAAAGCACACGAATTGTTCTACGACATTTTACAACAGTCTGGGCAAGGAGTTGTGGATCGTTTACTCGTGGTGCACGCTATCGTGGGATTAACGAATATATCGTTACATTCACCCATAGCAAAGTTTATCGAACGCAGCAACGGATTGCAGCAGCTCCGAGAGCTGTTAGAAAAGCATAAGGACGACTGCGAGATTGTATGTAACATCGTGACTTGCTTGTTGTTCCTATTGAACGATGCTAGAACACACATTTTGAAGCAAGACGAAAGTTTACTGAAAACTTTAACCGAGCTGAAAAAGACGACCAGCATCAGAATATTACATTTAGCTACGGTGTTATCAGAGGAGCTTGGTCAGTAA